The following proteins are co-located in the Polymorphospora rubra genome:
- a CDS encoding acyl-CoA dehydrogenase family protein, whose protein sequence is MTVDRILPTPEAYDLIDLATELADRELAGRADDFENRGEFPREVLRTLGRSGLLGLPYPEEYGGAGQPYEVYLQVLEVLASRWVTVAEAISVHTLSCYPVAAYGSEELRKALLPDMLGGELLGAYCLSEPQGGSDAAALTTRAVRDGEDWVVDGTKAWITHAHSADFYNIFCRTGGPGASGISCLLADRGTAGIEPLAAERTMGMRGSPVAQIAFDGVRVPGDRLVGAEGGGFTIAMTALDSGRLGIAACAVGLAQSALDFATSYAKERTQFGKPIIDFQGLGFMLADMATQVSAARALTLAAARLRDAGRPYSIEAAKAKLFATDMAMRVTTDAVQVLGGYGYVADYPVERYMREAKVLQIVEGTNQIQRVVISRALARS, encoded by the coding sequence ATGACAGTCGACCGGATACTGCCCACCCCCGAGGCGTACGACCTGATCGACCTCGCCACCGAACTCGCCGACCGGGAACTCGCCGGCCGTGCCGACGACTTCGAGAACCGCGGCGAGTTCCCCCGCGAGGTCCTGCGCACCCTCGGCCGCTCCGGGCTGCTCGGCCTGCCCTACCCCGAGGAGTACGGCGGTGCCGGCCAGCCGTACGAGGTCTACCTCCAGGTCCTCGAGGTGCTCGCCAGCCGCTGGGTGACCGTCGCCGAGGCGATCAGCGTACACACGCTGTCCTGCTACCCGGTCGCCGCGTACGGCAGCGAGGAACTGCGCAAGGCCCTGCTGCCCGACATGCTCGGCGGGGAACTGCTCGGCGCCTACTGCCTGTCCGAGCCGCAGGGCGGCTCCGACGCCGCCGCACTGACCACCCGCGCCGTCCGCGACGGCGAGGACTGGGTGGTCGACGGCACCAAGGCGTGGATCACCCACGCCCACTCCGCCGACTTCTACAACATCTTCTGCCGCACCGGCGGCCCCGGCGCGTCCGGCATCTCCTGCCTGCTCGCCGACCGGGGCACCGCCGGCATCGAGCCGCTGGCCGCGGAGCGGACGATGGGCATGCGCGGCTCGCCGGTCGCCCAGATCGCGTTCGACGGCGTACGGGTGCCCGGCGACCGGCTCGTCGGCGCCGAGGGCGGCGGCTTCACCATCGCGATGACCGCACTCGACTCCGGACGGCTCGGCATCGCCGCCTGCGCCGTCGGGCTGGCCCAGTCGGCGCTCGACTTCGCCACCTCGTACGCGAAGGAACGGACCCAGTTCGGCAAGCCGATCATCGACTTCCAGGGGCTCGGCTTCATGCTCGCCGACATGGCCACCCAGGTGTCGGCGGCCCGCGCGCTGACCCTGGCGGCCGCCCGGCTGCGCGACGCCGGCCGGCCGTACTCGATCGAGGCGGCCAAGGCCAAGTTGTTCGCCACCGACATGGCGATGCGGGTCACCACCGACGCCGTCCAGGTCCTCGGCGGCTACGGCTACGTCGCCGACTACCCGGTCGAGCGCTACATGCGCGAGGCGAAGGTGCTGCAGATCGTCGAGGGCACCAACCAGATCCAGCGGGTCGTCATCTCCCGCGCCCTCGCCCGGTCCTGA